The following coding sequences are from one Biomphalaria glabrata chromosome 8, xgBioGlab47.1, whole genome shotgun sequence window:
- the LOC106061643 gene encoding G2/mitotic-specific cyclin-A-like, with protein MSLHVRGNARNIGLKENQNRAKDVSQKPSTRRTALGNVTNQIRKQPQRIAKDKHSVLPSKAGFSGQENVPPPNSQKPSSSGMSFNIFEDAAPAPARPLTTVRHEAQIKEESMLDQENLIPEEPLVLRDIVAGLNRNNAFPAIARQLQVPDLDGSPMLIDSIKEDREASICRPDEFGLDPYNDDIYNYLRAVEPASRPERTYMRKQTDVSTSMRNILVDWLVEVGEEYKLQRETLFLAISYIDRFLSLVGVHRPKLQLVGAASMFIAAKYEEIYPPDVAEFVYITDDTYTRSQVLKMESVILKLLNFKVAVPTINWFCERFLDLLEMTEKAKSLTHFLTELSLIEVEEFLDFRPSVIAASAIVLARSTLDIKDPWPANVEKFSGYSLSSLNDCVQCLFRLYSRKSTMPQQAVIEKYKQEKFQRVALVEPPAVLAIH; from the exons ATGTCTCTACATGTTCGTGGTAATGCAAGAAATATTGGCTTGAAAGAAAATCAGAATAGAGCTAAGGATGTTTCCCAGAAACCAAGCACTAGGCGTACAGCTTTAGGAAATGTAACAAACCAAATTCGAAAGCAACCTCAGCGGATCGCTAAAGACAAG CATTCTGTGCTTCCAAGTAAAGCAGGATTCAGTGGTCAAGAAAATGTGCCACCCCCTAATAGCCAGAAGCCAAGCAGCTCGGGGAtgagttttaatatttttgaagATGCTGCCCCAGCTCCAGCTAGACCTTTGACTACTGTTAGACATGAAGCTCAAATTAAAGAAGAGTCCATGCTTGACCAGGAAAACTTGATTCCAGAAGAACCCCTGGTTCTCAGAGACATAGTGGCTGGATTGAATAGAAACAATGCCTTTCCTGCTATTGCTCGCCAACTTCAAGTGCCAGACCTAGAcg GTTCTCCTATGTTGATAGACAGTATAAAAGAAGATAGAGAAGCTAGTATTTGCAGGCCTGATGAGTTTGGATTAGATCCCTATAATGATGACATTTACAACTATCTGAGAGCAGTAGAG CCTGCAAGTAGACCAGAGAGAACATACATGAGAAAGCAAACTGATGTAAGCACTTCAATGAGAAACATTTTAGTGGACTGGTTGGTTGAG GTTGGTGAGGAGTACAAGCTTCAAAGGGAGACATTGTTTTTGGCTATCAGCTACATTGACCGCTTTCTTAGCCTAGTTGGAGTGCACAGGCCCAAGCTTCAGCTGGTTGGGGCTGCTAGTATGTTCATTGCCGC taaataTGAGGAAATCTACCCACCTGATGTGGCtgaatttgtttacattacagACGACACATACACTAGAAGTCAG GTACTGAAAATGGAAAGTGTGATTCTAAAGCTCTTGAATTTCAAAGTGGCTGTACCTACCATTAACTGGTTTTGTGAGCGCTTCCTTGATTTGCTGGAAATGACAGAGAAAGCAAAAAGTCTTACCCAT ttcTTGACAGAGCTATCGCTTATTGAGGTTGAAGAGTTTCTGGACTTTAGGCCAAGTGTGATTGCAGCCAGTGCAATTGTTTTGGCTAGGAGCACTCTGGATATCAAAGATCCATGG CCTGCTAATGTGGAGAAATTTAGTGGCTATTCCTTGAGCAGTCTCAATGATTGTGTTCAGTGTCTGTTTCGTCTTTATTCAAGAAAATCTACCATGCCTCAACAAGCTGTTATTGAGAAGTACAAACAAGAAAA GTTTCAAAGAGTTGCATTAGTGGAGCCACCAGCTGTACTGGCTATTCATTAA